A single genomic interval of Cydia strobilella chromosome 3, ilCydStro3.1, whole genome shotgun sequence harbors:
- the LOC134755621 gene encoding acyl-CoA Delta(11) desaturase-like, whose amino-acid sequence MDTRNDVTLCDSHKFKLVKLNVVKFAYMHLAALYGIYLCFTSAKWATIIWAFLLLEGAKLGITAGAHRLWCHRAYKAKLPLQIILLILNSIAFMNTAIYWVRDHRIHHKYTDTDADPHNSRRGFFFSQIGWLFVRKHPQVLEKGETIYMDDIYSNKLLVFQRKYAIIVIGLWAYVIPTVVPMYFWNESLSNSWHICTMLRHVLTINLIFLVNSIGHRWGNRPFDKNIRPVENVAVSILSTGECFHNYHHVFPFDYKASELGDTMFNAATIFINIFASIGWAYDLKIIPDKMIIARSQRTGDGKNLWGWGDKDQTEEETKNVELLYCKQK is encoded by the coding sequence ATGGATACCCGAAACGACGTCACTTTATGTGACTCGCACAAATTCAAACTCGTTAAACTCAATGTAGTAAAGTTCGCGTATATGCACCTAGCTGCATTGTATGGAATCTATTTATGTTTTACATCCGCCAAATGGGCGACAATAATATGGGCATTCTTATTACTTGAAGGAGCAAAGCTTGGAATCACGGCTGGAGCACACAGGCTTTGGTGTCACAGGGCATACAAGGCCAAATTGCCGCTGCAGATTATCCTCTTGATTTTAAATAGCATTGCCTTTATGAATACAGCCATTTATTGGGTTAGAGACCATCGCATACATCACAAGTATACCGACACGGATGCTGACCCTCACAACTCAAGACGCGGCTTCTTCTTCTCGCAAATAGGATGGTTGTTCGTTCGGAAACACCCCCAGGTCTTAGAAAAAGGAGAAACAATTTACATGGATGACATTTACAGTAACAAACTATTAGTGTTTCAAAGAAAGTATGCCATTATTGTTATCGGACTGTGGGCGTATGTTATACCAACAGTTGTCCCAATGTATTTTTGGAATGAAAGTTTAAGCAATTCTTGGCATATTTGTACGATGCTTCGTCACGTTCTCACCATCAACCTTATTTTCTTGGTCAACAGCATCGGCCATAGATGGGGAAATCGACCATTTGATAAGAATATTAGACCTGTTGAGAATGTTGCAGTTTCAATTTTGTCTACGGGAGAGTGTTTTCACAACTACCACCACGTGTTTCCCTTTGATTACAAAGCGTCTGAACTCGGAGACACCATGTTCAATGCTGCTACCATATTCATCAATATCTTTGCATCGATTGGTTGGGCTTATGACTTGAAAATAATTCCGGATAAGATGATTATTGCGAGATCGCAAAGAACTGGCGATGGGAAGAACCTATGGGGATGGGGAGACAAAGACCAAACCGAAGAAGAAACCAAGAATGTAGAACTGTtatattgtaaacaaaaatag